A stretch of DNA from Sphingomonas ginkgonis:
GCTGTCCGCCACCATCGAATGGAACTGCGGCATGTCGGGGTGGGTCGCGTAGGGCGCGATGTCCGATGACATCCGGTACATGTCGATGCCCTCGCGGTGGAGATAGTCGAGCACCGGGTCGAGCAGCTCGAGCGAGCATTTGAGGTGCGGGTCCTTCTGCCAGCGGCGGGTATCCTGTGTCTTCATCCCGCCGCGGCCCATCACCTTGACGGGGAAGCCGAGGCGGAGCGGGTAGCTGGGGTCGGTCATGCTGGCACCTGTGCTTGAGGGAGGCCGAGCCCGGCAATGAACGCGTTCCAGTCGGCGCTTCGGAGCGCGCCGCCGGTCGCCTGGGCGTGGCCGTTGCCGTAGCGCCCGTCGGCATTCGCCGGCCGGTGTTCGGCGAGAAAATCGATGAGGTTGCGTCCGCTCGCCGAGCGCGCGGCGAAATGGACCCAGCCCGCACGGTAGCCGCGATTGGCGGCGATCACGATCTTGTCCTTGAGCCGCATACGCCACTGTTGCGCGACCAGCGGGTGGATCTGGCATTCGCTGTCGAGCTGGATCAGCGCCACGTCGCCGGCGATCTGCGGCGGGGCGCGCTTGGCCGCCTCCATCGCCGTGCGGACCTCGGCCTTGGCGGTATGGAGCGCTAGCGCGTCCTCGCCCGTCCCCTTGGTGATCTCCTTCGGCCCGTCGCTGGAGAGCAGCAGCCGGAGCGCCGGGCCAGCATCCGCCGCGCCTGTCCGCCGCGGCGCGTTGAGCAGCGACACCGCGTCCTTAAGCGCGGTCTTGCCGAACCGCTTTTCCGCGTCGGCGAGTTCGGGGAAGCCGCGTTTCTCCGCCATGTCGCCGATCAGCCCGATCGCCGCCAGCCACAACAATCCTTCGTCGGCGTCCAGCGCGCCCGCCGCCCACCAGGCGAGCAGCGCGGTGGTCGGCTCGGGGTCGAGCCCGTTGCCGCTGATGGTGATCGCGTCCTCGGGCTCACCGGTCGGGACATGGTGGTCGATTACCAGCGTCGGGCAGCCGGGCAGCACCGGCTCGGGCCGGGTGCCCAGGTCGGCGACGATCAGCCCGCCCGGGTCGAGCACCGCCAGCCGGTCGCGGACCGCTTCGTCCCACGGCCCCTCGCCCTTCCCGACGAGCGCCGGCACCGCATGGCGCCCATGAGCCTCCAGCGCCCGCACCAGCAGCGCGGCGGCGCTCAGCCCATCGGCGTCGAAATGACCCAGTACGACCATCGGGCGCGCCGGATCGAACCACGCCAGCGCCTCGCGCATCGCTGCCGCGGCATCGCCGCGCGGGTCTCTGCTGTTGCTGAGGCGGCCGAGCATGAGCGAACAACGTCGTCCCGCCGACGAGGCTCCCGAGCGACCAAGTTTCCCTGCCGCCCGCAATGACGCCAAGCAGAACCCCCGACCACGATACCCGACGATGACGTCGGCAATCGGGCTTAGGTCGCCTGGCCTACTAGACCTCACCGACCATGCGGAAGAATAGGCCAGAGGCTGGAGGCTGCGAAGCAATCCTGAACGTCTCGCTCGCCATCACGGCCTCGGCGCAGTCGCATGAATAGCAAGGCCGGAACCCGGGACTGGTCGTCGCTACGCCCGAACCACACCGGACCGGTCGCCGGCGTGCAGGAGCTGAAGGGAGCGGGAGCCGACTGCCCCAACATGGCCAGCAGAGCCTTCAGCTCCTGCCGCCGGCACGAACCGAGCGCCGCTCGGCCGCCTCAGCTCAGCCGCCGCTTCTCCAGCTTTCGCGCCAGCGTGCGCCGGTGCATTCCCAGCCGCCGTGCGGTCTCCGAAATGTTGAACCCCGTTTCGGACAGCGTCTGGTTGATCCGCTCCCATTCCAGGTTCTTGATCGATGTCGGGCGCCCCGCGACCGGGGCCGAGGCATCACCCTCGCCGTGCCCGAACGCCTCCTCGATGTCGTCGGTGTTGGCCGGCTTGGGCAGATAATAGCATGCGCCGAGCTTGATGGCCTCGACCGCGGTGCTGATGCTGGCGAAGCCGGTCAGCACCACGATCCGGATCGCTGGATCATGCGCGTGGAGCTGCTCGACGCAGCCCAGCCCCGAGGCGGTCCCGAGCTTCAGATCGACCACCGCGAATTCGAACCGCTCGCGGTCGAGGAGCCGCGCGAGCGCGTCGGGGCTCGCGGCGTGCAGCACCGCATAGCCGCGCCGCTCGAACGAGCGCTGCAGCGTCCGCGCGAACGTCGCGTCATCCTCGACAATCACCAGCCGCCGCGTCTCGCTCATGCCTGCACTTCCCTGGCGTCGTCGGAACCCGCGGGCAGCTCAATCCGCACCTCGGCGCCGCGGCCACGCAGGTTGCGCGCCTCGAGCCGGCCGCCGAGCTGGCGCGCGACATTGGCGGCAAGGAACAGCCCGACGCCCCGCCCCTCACCCTTGCTCGACGGGACCGGCCGGCCGATCTGCTCGAGCTGACCGGATGCGAAGCCAGGGCCGCTGTCCTCCACCGCGATGACCAGCCGCTCGCCGCGCCGAACCGCGCGCAGCCCGACCTGTCCGGGCGACACCTCGGCGGCATTCTCCAGCAGGTTCCACACCGCCTGCCGGAGCGCGGGCTCGACAGCCAGCGTGGCGCTGCCGACATCCGCGTCGTCGACCAGCAGCGCGGTCGCGGGATAGGTCACTCGCCACTCCGTCGCGATCGCCTGGACGAATGCTCCGGCATATTCGCGCGCGAGCGGCGCTCCGCGCGGCTCGCCCGCCGAATGGAGGATGTCGGTAACGATCGCCTTGCAGCGCTCGACCTCGCCGCGCATCTCCTCGACTTCGGCGAGCAGCTGGGGATCCTCGCGGATCCGCGGCAGCCGGCGCCAGTCGCCGACCAGCACTGAAAGGGTCGCCAACGGGGTCCCAAGCTCGTGCGCGGCGCCCGAGGCGAACAGCCCCATCCGAACGATGTTCTCTTGCTCCGCCGCCCGCTCGCGAAGCTCGCCCAGGTAAGCGTCGCGGGCTCGCAGGTTGCCGCTGATCCGGCCCATGAACAGGGTCAGCAGCAGCCCCGCCAGCGCGAAACTGATCCATCCCGCGAGACCGTAGAGCAGGCCCGCGTCGGCGACGAGGCTGGAGGGCAGCCGCAACGGCCAGTGAACCAGTCCCAGCGCGGCGTAGAAGAAGGTCGCGAGCACCACCAGCAGCCACACCGACCAGCGCTCGAGCAGCATCGCGCCGAGCACCACCTGGAGCAGGAAGAGGAGGCTGAACGGGTTGGTCGTCCCGCCGCTGAGATAGAGCTGGAGCGCCAGCGCCCCCATGTCGAACAGCAACGCGAAGGTAATCTCGACGTTGGTGATCCGGTGCCGTGGCAGGCTGACCAGTGTGCCGAGGTTCACTGCCGCCAGGAGTGCTGCAATCCCCAGCATCGCGCCGAGTGGCAGCGGCACGCCAAGCAGGAAGTGCGCGACGAGGATAGTCGCGATCTGCCCGGCGACAGCCAGCCAGCGGAGCTGAACCAGCTGACGCAGGTTTTCCGCGGCGGTATCGGGGGTCGGCGGCAGCGCTGCCGCCGGCACCGGAGAGGTCGTGGGCGCTCCATCCATCAGCCGCGCCTCCATACGATCCACGCCCCGGCGAGCGACAGCAACGCCAGCCCGAACCAAGTCAGCGCATATTGGAGGTGCGCGTTGCGGAAGGAAACCACGGTCAGCCCGCCCTGCGGCCAGCCGCCCGGTACCGGGGTCGCGTCGGCATCAATGAAATAGGGTGCCGCCCCGGCAACCCCGCGCGCCCGGGCGATCGCCGCCACGTCACGCGAATACCAGCGGTCGGCGTCCGGACGGTTGCTGCGCAGGAACCCCCCGCCCGGCTCGCTGAACCGCAGCAGCCCGGTAACGGCGACTAAGCCCGGCAGTTCACCCGCCGCCCGGCTCGCAGGCGATCTCCGCTCGGGCGGGACGAAGCCACGGTTGACGAACACGCTGCCCCACCGGGTCCGGAGCGGGGTCATGACCCAGTAGCCGCCGCCCTGTTCGGTCACCGCCTGGACCAGCGTCTCGCGATCGTTCAGCAAGGTCCCCGCGATCCGCACCCGTCGGTATTCGGCATTGTCCCGGGTCAGGCCCGCCCAGGCGCCTGGACCCGGCGCGGGCGCCGGCGCCGCATGAACCCTCTGGTCGACCCGCGCGATGAGGTCGAGCTTCCACGCCCGCCGCTGCACCTGCCACACGCCAAGCCCAGTGAAGAGCGCCACGAGAAACAGCGCCAGCGCGAGCAGCGCCAGCCGCTTGGGCCGGGACCGCTCGCTTACGGAATGCCCCCGTTCCCGCCGGCCGACATCGGCATCATGTTCGAGTTGAGATGGTACATGATCCACAGCGAGCCCACGACCATGATCAGCAGCACCACCGAGGTGAACACCAGCGAGACTAGAGTCCAGCCCCCTTCCGCGCTGCGGTTGACGTGGAGGAAGCAGACGATGTGAACAATGATCTGGATCATGGCCATGGCAACGATCGCGATCACCGTCGCCTGCGCGTTGCCGAGCGCGCCGGTCATCACCAGCCAGAAGGGCACTGCGGTCAGCACGACCGAGAGGAAGAAGCCGATCAGGTAGCTCTTCATCGATCCGTGGCCGGGCGTGTCGCCGTGGGCGTGCAGCGCCGCCTGGCTGTCGGCGTCGGGCGCGCTCATCGCAGGACTCCCATCAGATAGAC
This window harbors:
- a CDS encoding DHH family phosphoesterase → MLGRLSNSRDPRGDAAAAMREALAWFDPARPMVVLGHFDADGLSAAALLVRALEAHGRHAVPALVGKGEGPWDEAVRDRLAVLDPGGLIVADLGTRPEPVLPGCPTLVIDHHVPTGEPEDAITISGNGLDPEPTTALLAWWAAGALDADEGLLWLAAIGLIGDMAEKRGFPELADAEKRFGKTALKDAVSLLNAPRRTGAADAGPALRLLLSSDGPKEITKGTGEDALALHTAKAEVRTAMEAAKRAPPQIAGDVALIQLDSECQIHPLVAQQWRMRLKDKIVIAANRGYRAGWVHFAARSASGRNLIDFLAEHRPANADGRYGNGHAQATGGALRSADWNAFIAGLGLPQAQVPA
- a CDS encoding response regulator transcription factor yields the protein MSETRRLVIVEDDATFARTLQRSFERRGYAVLHAASPDALARLLDRERFEFAVVDLKLGTASGLGCVEQLHAHDPAIRIVVLTGFASISTAVEAIKLGACYYLPKPANTDDIEEAFGHGEGDASAPVAGRPTSIKNLEWERINQTLSETGFNISETARRLGMHRRTLARKLEKRRLS
- a CDS encoding ATP-binding protein; translated protein: MDGAPTTSPVPAAALPPTPDTAAENLRQLVQLRWLAVAGQIATILVAHFLLGVPLPLGAMLGIAALLAAVNLGTLVSLPRHRITNVEITFALLFDMGALALQLYLSGGTTNPFSLLFLLQVVLGAMLLERWSVWLLVVLATFFYAALGLVHWPLRLPSSLVADAGLLYGLAGWISFALAGLLLTLFMGRISGNLRARDAYLGELRERAAEQENIVRMGLFASGAAHELGTPLATLSVLVGDWRRLPRIREDPQLLAEVEEMRGEVERCKAIVTDILHSAGEPRGAPLAREYAGAFVQAIATEWRVTYPATALLVDDADVGSATLAVEPALRQAVWNLLENAAEVSPGQVGLRAVRRGERLVIAVEDSGPGFASGQLEQIGRPVPSSKGEGRGVGLFLAANVARQLGGRLEARNLRGRGAEVRIELPAGSDDAREVQA
- a CDS encoding SURF1 family protein gives rise to the protein MALLALALFLVALFTGLGVWQVQRRAWKLDLIARVDQRVHAAPAPAPGPGAWAGLTRDNAEYRRVRIAGTLLNDRETLVQAVTEQGGGYWVMTPLRTRWGSVFVNRGFVPPERRSPASRAAGELPGLVAVTGLLRFSEPGGGFLRSNRPDADRWYSRDVAAIARARGVAGAAPYFIDADATPVPGGWPQGGLTVVSFRNAHLQYALTWFGLALLSLAGAWIVWRRG
- the cyoD gene encoding cytochrome o ubiquinol oxidase subunit IV, with the protein product MSAPDADSQAALHAHGDTPGHGSMKSYLIGFFLSVVLTAVPFWLVMTGALGNAQATVIAIVAMAMIQIIVHIVCFLHVNRSAEGGWTLVSLVFTSVVLLIMVVGSLWIMYHLNSNMMPMSAGGNGGIP